Below is a genomic region from Virgibacillus dokdonensis.
TGGGAGTCGATCCTTTAATACAAAAAACAATTATTTCACATAAGCAAGGTTTGGCTTAATACAAAAGGCAAATTTGTAGTTAGTACATAAATTGTTATATGCTAAGCATATTAATTCTTATACTAAATATGATATGATAGTAGGGTAATTATGGGAGGGTTGAGATAATGGGTGATTTTGATAGAGTTTCCCGTGTAGATAAATTTGAAAAACGAAGAAAAAATACTAAATCTATATCAATTTTTCTTATTATAGGTGCTGTTTTAGTCCTCATTCTGTTGGGAACTTGGATGTTTGGCGGTGGCGATGAATCCTCAGAAGAGAATAAAGATACTTCCAATGAACAGGCAGAAGCAGAAGATAACGGTACAGAAGATAATAAGGAAGGAGATAACAACGATCAATTTACTAGAGTAGAAGATGATGAGGACAACACTCAGTCTTCTGATAATGAAAAAGATGAACAAGATAATATAAAAGAGGAAGAACAAGCTGAAGATAATAGTTCAGTGGAAACAGAACAAGTTGAATCGTCAGATGATAATGTCGTGAAAGCTTTTACAGGTGATTGGAAGCCAATTGGAACAGAACAAAAAGGAACGCATACAACAAACTATAATGAAGGTTCTCAAGATAGAAAAGAAATCAAGACTGCTGTTACGCAGGTAACGGGTTTAGATAAAAATAGCATGGTTACACATTGGGTAGGAAATGGTGGAAGTCCGGAAAAAGTAGAAGCAACAGTTTCTGCAGAAGATAATACACAGATTTACCGTGTGTATTTAATTTGGGTAGAAGAAAAAGGCTGGAAACCAACAAAGGTAGAACAATTAAAAAGTGTAATTATTAACAGATAGATTTGGAGGTATTTGGATGACAATAGGAATTATTGGAGCAATGGATGAAGAAATTGCTTTCTTAAAAGATGCAATGTATATCAAAAAAGAGTTAGAAGTAGCAAACTGCTTATTTATTGAAGGACAATTATATGATAAAGAGGTTGTTTTGCTTCAATCCGGCATTGGTAAAGTGAATGCTGCGATGGCAACAACCATCCTGCATGAACGATTTGCTCCAAACTACATCATTA
It encodes:
- a CDS encoding YrrS family protein, which codes for MGDFDRVSRVDKFEKRRKNTKSISIFLIIGAVLVLILLGTWMFGGGDESSEENKDTSNEQAEAEDNGTEDNKEGDNNDQFTRVEDDEDNTQSSDNEKDEQDNIKEEEQAEDNSSVETEQVESSDDNVVKAFTGDWKPIGTEQKGTHTTNYNEGSQDRKEIKTAVTQVTGLDKNSMVTHWVGNGGSPEKVEATVSAEDNTQIYRVYLIWVEEKGWKPTKVEQLKSVIINR